CCATAACAGTCACTCCTTTATTTCACATCTGTTAAAAATATCTGTCAAAAAACCGGAGGAGCCGGTAACTTCTGCCGGCTCCCCTAGGAAAATCAGCCTTCAATGGCAATGGTGCTCTTCTGTTCCACTGCCTTTGCTTCCTTCTTCGGAACAAACAGCTTCAGCACACCATGACGGAACTCGGCCCTGATATCCTCCTGCTCTACATTGGCTCCTACATAGAAGCTTCTGCTGCAGGCTCCGGCATAACGCTCCCGTCTGATGTAACGGCTCTCCTTCGCCTCATCCTCCTGATCCAGTCCCTTGCTGGCACTGATGGTCAGATAACCGTTATCCAGGACTGCCTGGATCTCTTCCTTCTTGAATCCCGGAAGGTCAACCAGCAGTTCATAGCCATCCGCTTTCTCACGGATATCGGTCTTCATCATCCGGTCACCCTTGCGGCCGTAAAGCTTCTTCTCCGCTTTCTTCAGATCTTTGTCATTGTAGAAAAACGGAAACGAGTCATCAAAAAAGCTATCAAATAAATTTTCTCCAAAAATACTGGGCATCATCATAAGTCATTTCTCCTCTCAAATATATATGCTTGTTTATGGTCTGCATCTGTGGGTTTTTCTATCACCCGCAGATGTTATTTCCCGGAACTGGTACCGGGATACATGTAGATCTTTTGTATCCCTTTCCTTGTTCTATGTGTACTATATCACGCATTGTTAGCACTGTCAATAGGTGAGTGCTAACTTTTTTGTGAAGATTTTGTGAACGCTACAAGCCATGCAAAATGGTGAAAAAAGACGCCCTGCTAGTTTTGGGGAGCTACTATTCTTTTTTTTTTAATCTAATGCTCTTCTACTATATGTATTTTTCATCACTCTGCCGCTTTATATCCAGCATTCGTAATTACATAAATTGCTTCGCCTTTTCTTTCAATATATTTTGCTTGTAAACAAGCATTAAGCGCTTCTTCCCAAACAGCATATTCACGTCTATCTGGATACTCCTTAGCAACTACTTCGCTACCTATCTGAATATATGTGCCTGATTCCAAATCAAAGGCTATCAAAATCTGTCCTTCTGGTACAGCTGCCGCTTTTTTAAGGAGTTGCTTCATTTCCTCTGTAATTGAGACAGATGCAATGCCGACATTCTCCTTTTGGGTTGATACATCGCCGTTTATTTCACGAATAAACTTGTCCCTTGCTTCTTCCCAAATAATATCTTCATTATCTGAAATATCAAATTCTGATTCTAATTCCCGTCTTAACTGATTCAGACGATCTTTTACTTCTGAACGATCACCATCTAACTTAATAGCAATACAGGCACTTCCAATTACACCTTTCATTTCTGAAAAATCAAAGCCTGGAAGAAGAAGTGACGTTGCATTTGCTCTTAGTACCCATGCTGCGCCCATTTCATTTAAGCTGACTGGACTTTCGTAATATTCTGGCGAATGTACGAAAATAATATGTAAGGCATAATTAAGAAACCGTTCCCTTAAAAAGTCAAAAATATTGGCTCCATTTGGTATTCCATATCCCGGAAGGGAACTACAAAAAATATCTCTGCGAGGACTTAAATTGATTGAACGAAGTAAATCCGCAATTTTTGCAACTTGATCCTTATTCTTGGAAGAATGACTTATAAATATAAGCGGTTTCTTTTTCATACCAGAAGCACCTCCTTGTAAGTGTGACAATTCTGACTCTTTTTTTTCGTCTGGATAATATCTATCAATATTTTTTCTAATAGCCTGAAGTTTTCCAACAAGCTCAATAAAATACTTTTTCTCTGTAAAACCATCCAGGCGCTTGCCACACAAATTAATAGTTTCCCATACAAAAGTGTC
Above is a window of Oscillospiraceae bacterium NTUH-002-81 DNA encoding:
- a CDS encoding toll/interleukin-1 receptor domain-containing protein, which codes for MKKDLIELIDSRKEIEKMFHPFDGGMGTSFERISDVPEFQNWLQEIKLELQGIYDRTHDTFVWETINLCGKRLDGFTEKKYFIELVGKLQAIRKNIDRYYPDEKKESELSHLQGGASGMKKKPLIFISHSSKNKDQVAKIADLLRSINLSPRRDIFCSSLPGYGIPNGANIFDFLRERFLNYALHIIFVHSPEYYESPVSLNEMGAAWVLRANATSLLLPGFDFSEMKGVIGSACIAIKLDGDRSEVKDRLNQLRRELESEFDISDNEDIIWEEARDKFIREINGDVSTQKENVGIASVSITEEMKQLLKKAAAVPEGQILIAFDLESGTYIQIGSEVVAKEYPDRREYAVWEEALNACLQAKYIERKGEAIYVITNAGYKAAE
- a CDS encoding Hsp20/alpha crystallin family protein is translated as MMMPSIFGENLFDSFFDDSFPFFYNDKDLKKAEKKLYGRKGDRMMKTDIREKADGYELLVDLPGFKKEEIQAVLDNGYLTISASKGLDQEDEAKESRYIRRERYAGACSRSFYVGANVEQEDIRAEFRHGVLKLFVPKKEAKAVEQKSTIAIEG